A genomic window from Salvelinus namaycush isolate Seneca chromosome 5, SaNama_1.0, whole genome shotgun sequence includes:
- the LOC120047441 gene encoding beta-crystallin B1-like, with protein MSSDKSKAASQTDGKAAQSKKSEMGMMSYKMFVFDQENFQGRMVEISNECMNVCEMGMDRVRSLRIECGPFVGFEQMNFCGEHYILEKGEFPRWDSWSNCQKNDYLLSFRPVRMDPEKHKICLYEVGEFKGRKMEIMDDDVPSLFSYGFTDRVGSIMVSCGTWVGYQFPGYRGSQYLLEKGDFKHFNEFGARHPQFQSVRRIRDMQWHQQGCYTMASK; from the exons ATGTCCAGTGATAAGTCCAAGGCTGCTTCCCAGACCGACGGGAAAGCTGCTCAGAGCAAGAAGTCTGAGATGGGCATGATGTCCTACAAG ATGTTTGTGTTCGACCAGGAGAACTTCCAGGGTCGCATGGTCGAGATCAGCAACGAGTGCATGAACGTGTGTGAGATGGGCATGGACCGCGTCCGCTCCCTCCGCATTGAGTGTGGACC CTTTGTGGGCTTCGAGCAGATGAACTTCTGTGGCGAACACTACATTTTGGAGAAGGGAGAGTTCCCCCGTTGGGACTCTTGGAGCAACTGCCAGAAGAACGACTACCTGTTGTCCTTCAGGCCCGTCCGCATG gacccCGAGAAGCACAAGATCTGCCTGTACGAGGTTGGGGAATTCAAGGGCCGTAAGATGGAGATCATGGACGATGACGTTCCGTCTCTGTTCTCCTACGGCTTCACCGACAGGGTCGGCAGCATAATGGTCAGCTGCGGAAC CTGGGTGGGCTACCAGTTCCCCGGATACCGCGGCTCCCAGTACCTTCTGGAGAAGGGCGACTTCAAACACTTCAACGAGTTCGGCGCCCGTCACCCCCAGTTCCAGTCCGTGAGGCGTATCCGCGACATGCAGTGGCACCAGCAGGGATGCTACACCATGGCCAGCAAGTGA
- the LOC120046977 gene encoding beta-crystallin A1-2-like — MYRTTRSPMMQSLVNSGMGVAPFFKVTVFEQEHFQGKCQEFTSECCNIHECGLDIIRSIRVESGAWVGFEHHDFQGQQFILERGEYPHWDAYSGSLSYHVERLMSLRPIYCASHMSSRMMIFERENFMGRSVELCDDYPSLQAMGWSMPEVGSMHVQCGAFVCYQYPGYRGQQYIMECERHSGDYQHWKNWGSHSQTPQIQSIRRIQH, encoded by the exons ATGTACAGAACCACTAGATCACCAATGATGCAATCCCTTGTCAACTCAGGAATGGGCGTGGCTCCTTTCTTCAAG gtgacTGTGTTCGAGCAGGAGCACTTCCAGGGCAAGTGCCAGGAGTTCACCTCTGAGTGCTGCAACATCCACGAGTGTGGTCTAGACATCATCCGCTCCATCAGAGTGGAGAGTGGAGC CTGGGTGGGCTTTGAGCACCATGACTTCCAGGGCCAGCAGTTCAtcctggagagaggagagtaccCCCACTGGGACGCCTACAGTGGCTCCCTGTCCTACCACGTGGAGCGCCTCATGTCCCTGCGTCCCATCTACTGTGCT tccCACATGAGCAGTCGTATGATGATCTTTGAGAGAGAGAACTTCATGGGCCGCAGTGTTGAGCTGTGTGACGACTACCCCTCCCTGCAGGCTATGGGCTGGTCCATGCCCGAGGTCGGCTCCATGCACGTGCAGTGTGGCGC CTTTGTGTGCTACCAGTACCCCGGCTACAGGGGCCAGCAGTACATCATGGAGTGTGAGAGACACAGTGGAGACTACCAGCACTGGAAGAACTGGGGCTCCCACTCCCAGACCCCCCAGATCCAGTCTATCCGCCGTATCCAGCATTAA
- the LOC120048086 gene encoding catenin delta-1-like yields MEQCESAAALLESVREQEVQFEQLTRALEEERRRVSLLSPPSRPLPHTQNGRLGDADIERLKLSEGYINGTQYRMVDPAHGALDESYTPEGDSQEVHSAFSDDGSNGRRAGNGMKVITSRTVLPSDSMSIDGGVSVSGMGGYSATLDHSYRQGGGGDYPTATVPRNYHYGPAGGYDDYRSAPPSEAYASLSRGTRMDDRYRPADGYRTLDSGYRAPSRQQLDPYAAQPQVGRGVSGMGSALEMGGRRYAHQGHYGMEDDQRSLGYDDVEYSMAPPTMHPGYGTMPRLGPGPGGLDRRRLRSCEDTLEGDMGGVDPYTWGLNMERGSMASLDSTLRKGPPTSWRQPELPEVIAMLNYRLDPVKTNAAAFLQHLTFKNDKVKSEVRRLKGIPSLVSLLDNPKRDVHHSACGALKNISYGPDHDNKIAIKNCDGIPALVRLLRKARDQDLTDTITGTLWNLSSHDLVKMEIVDHALHALSDEVMVPHSGWERGSGGGEESLKPRHLEWETALTNTAGCLRNVSSERSEARRKLRECAGLVDSLMYIVQSQINRKDVDNKLVENSVCLLRNLSYQVHREVPGCERYQEAAPLNQGPAPGSNKAGCFGSRKGKGKKDADDGSVDQVDIPKRTMPAKGYELLFQPEVVRVYTSLLRESQNPSVLEAAAGAVQNLCAGRWTYGRYIRATVRLEKGLPMMAELLAHGNDRVVRAMSGALRNLAIDNRNRELLGKHAVPHLVADLPGGQSQSARPLSEETVVSVLSTLTEVLGNSLEAAKTLRASQGIERLVLINKDGKRSEREVRGAGQVLQLVWGHKDLRRPLEKDGWKKTDFMVNLNPTANGPSTRTNGTYEDTTMPLLDRGEKRDMIPLNDLGPEAYSTLDQMERRHTLDNSLNATDTLQRGVYGGRKGSLPLLDSYDG; encoded by the exons ATGGAACAGTGCGAGAGCGCTGCGGCTCTCCTGGAGTCGGTGAGAGAGCAGGAGGTGCAGTTTGAACAGCTGACCAGAgcgctggaggaggagaggaggagagtgagccTGCTCAGCCCCCCGTCCcgccccctcccccacacacag aaCGGGCGTCTGGGGGATGCAGACATAGAACGACTGAAACTGAGTGAGGGATACATTAACGGGACACAG TACAGGATGGTGGACCCAGCACATGGCGCTCTAGATGAGAGCTACACACCAGAAGGTGATTCCCAGGAAGTACACTCCGCCTTCTCAGACGATGGATCCAATGGACGGCGTGCAGGGAACGGG ATGAAGGTGATCACCTCACGTACTGTCCTGCCCTCTGATTCGATGTCCATTGACGGGGGAGTGTCTGTCTCGGGCATGGGCGGTTACAGTGCCACTCTGGACCATTCCTACAGGCAGGGTGGAGGGGGGGACTACCCCACAGCCACGGTCCCCAGGAACTACCACTACGGTCCCGCGGGGGGTTATGACGACTACAGGAGTGCCCCGCCTTCTGAGGCCTACGCTAGCCTGAGCAGAGGCACACGCATGGACGACCGCTACAG ACCTGCAGATGGGTACAGGACCCTTGACTCTGGGTACCGTGCCCCCAGTAGACAGCAGCTGGACCCCTACGCAGCCCAGCCCCAGGTGGGGCGAGGGGTGAGTGGCATGGGAAGTGCCCTGGAGATGGGGGGCAGGCGCTACGCCCACCAGGGCCACTATGGCATGGAGGATGACCAGAGGAGTCTGGGATATGATGATGTGGAGTACAGTATGGCTCCTCCCACCATGCATCCAGGATACGGCACCATGCCACGACTAGGCCCAGGCCCAGGAGGACTGGACAGACGCAGGCTCAG GAGTTGTGAGGACACTTTGGAAGGGGACATGGGAGGAGTCGACCCCTACACCTGGGGCCTCAACATGGAGAGAGGAAGTATGGCGTCATTGGACAGCACCCTGAGGAAGGGTCCGCCCACATCCTGGAGACAGCCGGAGCTCCCTGAGGTCATCGCCATGTTGAACTACAGGCTGGACCCGGTCAAAACCAATGCTGCTGCCTTCCTCCAGCACCTCACCTTTAAGAAcgacaag GTGAAATCGGAGGTGCGTCGTTTAAAGGGGATCCCTTCTCTGGTCTCGTTGCTGGACAACCCCAAGAGGGATGTACACCACTCGGCCTGCGGGGCGCTCAAGAACATCTCGTACGGACCAGACCACGACAACAAGATCGCCATCAAGAACTGTGACGGCATCCCCGCCTTAGTCCGGCTACTGAGGAAGGCCAGAGACCAAGACCTCACTGACACCATTACAG GCACATTGTGGAACCTATCGTCTCACGACTTGGTGAAGATGGAGATCGTGGACCACGCGTTACACGCCCTCTCAGACGAGGTGATGGTGCCGCACTCTggctgggagagagggagtggcgGAGGGGAGGAGAGCCTCAAACCACGCCACCTGGAGTGGGAGACGGCCCTCACCAACACAGCTGGCTGTCTGAG aAACGTGAGCTCAGAACGTAGTGAGGCCAGGCGGAAGCTGAGAGAGTGTGCAGGATTGGTGGACTCACTGATGTACATTGTCCAATCACAGATCAACCGCAAAGATGTGGACAACAAG TTGGTGGAGAACAGTGTTTGTCTGCTGAGGAATCTGTCCTATCAGGTTCACCGAGAGGTTCCCGGCTGCGAGCGCTACCAGGAGGCCGCACCCCTAAACCAGGGCCCCGCCCCCGGCTCCAACAAGGCCGGCTGCTTTGGCTCACGGAAGGGCAAAG gtaAGAAGGATGCGGATGACGGGAGTGTGGACCAGGTTGATATTCCGAAGAGGACGATGCCTGCCAAAG GCTATGAGCTGTTGTTCCAGCCAGAGGTGGTGCGTGTGTACACGTCGCTGCTGAGAGAGAGCCAGAACCCCTCAGTGCTGGAGGCCGCAGCCGGGGCTGTACAGAACCTGTGTGCCGGACGCTGGACT TATGGTCGCTATATCCGGGCCACGGTGCGTCTGGAGAAGGGCTTGCCCATGATGGCAGAGCTGCTGGCTCATGGGAACGACCGCGTGGTCAGAGCCATGTCGGGAGCCCTGAGGAACTTGGCCATCGACAACCGCAATCGCGAGCTGCTCG GTAAGCACGCTGTGCCCCACCTGGTGGCAGACCTGCCGGGTGGCCAGAGCCAATCGGCACGACCTCTGTCTGAGGAGACGGTGGTGTCTGTACTGAGTACGCTCACTGAGGTGCTGGGCAACAGCCTGGAGGCCGCCAAGACCCTCAGGGCCTCCCAAGGCATCGAGAGACTGGTACTCATCAACAAGGATGG TAAGCGGTCTGAGCGGGAGGTGCGTGGGGCAGGCCAGGTGTTACAGCTGGTCTGGGGGCACAAAGATCTGCGGCGCCCCCTGGAGAAGGATGGTTGGAAGAAGACCGACTTCATGGTGAACCTCAACCCCACCGCCAACGGCCCCTCTACACGCACCAATGGGACCTATGAGGACACTACCATGCCACTGCTAGACAGAG gggagaagagggatATGATTCCACTGAATGACCTAGGGCCTG AAGCCTACTCTACACTGGACCAGATGGAGAGGAGACACACTCTGGACAACTCCCTCAATGCCACAGACACTTTACAG CGTGGGGTGTATGGAGGCAGAAAGGGTTCACTGCCTCTGTTGGACTCCTACGATGGTtag